The following proteins are co-located in the Candidatus Eisenbacteria bacterium genome:
- a CDS encoding PQQ-binding-like beta-propeller repeat protein has protein sequence MKQGRRRRAGALSLVLVLALAHSFGCGRESRPVGDPRPGPRPGETPPDTSTRILSAYRALPAVYYGSPALSPDERTVYIGTSLWHFATPQSNHAFVALNTATGGVRWRYELGAGIVRSSPAVAADGSVYFMVEGRNPTPDSLAAEVLCRFSSDGRLLWSRNINPTGVTTEVGLSAPAIGADGSVYAAGDRLYAFRPDGSLKWAQFEPTFEARHNSPVIGRDGTVYFVFHNIPLTALDPDDGSILWSCPLGVNDHCFSSPGIGADGTLYVTTQPGLVYAVSSAGQILWQFDIASAGFQGFLRSSPAVDADGTIYFGLNFGSPSSALFALKSDGTVRWIFEPHDLPADVPGDHFDIYSSPAIGSDSSIYFGQELGRVYSLNPADGSVRWMQATHSGITWSSPALAAGGSLFIGDLDGYCYSIRVASRGLKATAAWPKYRGDNQNSGRAGP, from the coding sequence GTGAAGCAGGGGCGAAGGCGGCGCGCCGGTGCACTTTCGCTCGTTCTCGTGCTCGCGCTGGCGCACTCCTTCGGCTGCGGTCGTGAATCCCGCCCCGTCGGTGACCCCCGCCCCGGCCCCCGCCCCGGTGAAACCCCCCCCGACACCTCCACACGAATCCTCTCGGCGTACCGGGCACTGCCGGCGGTCTACTACGGCTCGCCGGCGCTCAGTCCCGACGAGCGCACCGTCTACATCGGCACCTCGCTGTGGCACTTCGCCACGCCACAGTCCAACCACGCATTCGTGGCGCTGAACACCGCCACCGGCGGCGTGCGCTGGCGCTATGAACTGGGCGCCGGCATCGTGAGGTCCAGCCCCGCGGTGGCCGCGGACGGCTCCGTCTACTTCATGGTCGAAGGCCGCAACCCGACGCCGGACTCGCTGGCCGCGGAAGTCCTGTGCCGGTTTTCGTCGGACGGGCGGCTGCTGTGGTCCCGCAACATCAACCCCACCGGGGTCACCACGGAGGTCGGGCTCTCGGCTCCGGCAATCGGCGCGGACGGGTCGGTGTACGCGGCGGGCGACCGGCTGTACGCGTTCCGGCCCGACGGCTCCCTCAAGTGGGCGCAGTTCGAGCCGACCTTCGAGGCGCGCCACAACTCGCCGGTGATCGGGCGCGATGGCACGGTGTACTTTGTGTTCCACAACATCCCGCTCACCGCGCTCGATCCGGACGACGGCTCCATCCTGTGGTCGTGCCCGCTGGGCGTGAATGACCACTGCTTTTCATCGCCGGGGATCGGTGCGGACGGCACGCTCTACGTGACCACCCAGCCCGGGCTGGTGTATGCGGTGTCCTCCGCGGGGCAGATCCTGTGGCAGTTCGACATCGCATCGGCGGGCTTTCAGGGATTCCTGCGGTCCTCGCCGGCGGTGGACGCCGACGGCACGATCTACTTCGGCCTCAACTTCGGGAGCCCGTCTTCGGCGCTCTTCGCGCTCAAGTCGGACGGCACCGTGCGCTGGATCTTCGAGCCGCACGACCTGCCGGCGGACGTGCCGGGGGATCACTTCGACATCTACTCGTCCCCGGCCATCGGCTCCGACAGTTCGATCTACTTCGGGCAGGAACTCGGACGTGTCTACTCGCTGAACCCCGCCGACGGGTCGGTGCGATGGATGCAGGCCACCCACTCGGGGATCACGTGGTCCTCCCCGGCCCTGGCTGCCGGGGGCTCGCTGTTCATCGGCGACCTGGACGGCTACTGCTATTCCATCCGGGTCGCGAGTCGGGGCCTGAAGGCGACCGCTGCCTGGCCCAAGTACCGGGGGGACAACCAGAACTCGGGGAGGGCGGGACCCTGA
- a CDS encoding DUF882 domain-containing protein, protein MNQVRRFAALACGPLILIAASAATPALHAPSLIPDRPEAADDRAHSPLLKVLGTSGKLRALIGTPASLAQNPVLRPLLHGVPLEIPGVHLLGLPAPNGDALVVVTLESFAAMRGPRFDAYRVGRWPAPGLGARDPRYLSPTGFIPVTPENASTPVSTRFRLRDFLTHDQQGVWPKVLVLRVELLDKLELIGDELERRGLPGTLHVMSGFRTPQYNAQGVGRKGGRASESRHMYGDAADVFVDADGDGAMDDLDGDGKVTIRDARLLFAVAEEVESQHPDLAGGLAAYPANAAHGPFVHVDARGGRARW, encoded by the coding sequence TTGAACCAGGTTCGCCGATTCGCCGCTCTCGCCTGCGGGCCCCTCATCCTGATCGCCGCCTCCGCGGCGACACCGGCCCTCCATGCGCCGTCCTTGATTCCCGACCGGCCGGAAGCGGCCGATGACCGCGCCCATTCACCGCTGCTGAAAGTGTTGGGTACCAGTGGCAAGCTGCGCGCCCTGATCGGAACGCCGGCCTCGCTGGCGCAGAATCCGGTCCTGCGGCCGCTCCTCCACGGAGTACCACTGGAGATTCCGGGCGTGCACCTGCTGGGGCTGCCCGCGCCCAACGGGGATGCGCTGGTGGTGGTGACTCTGGAGTCCTTCGCGGCGATGCGCGGCCCGCGGTTCGACGCCTACCGCGTTGGGCGCTGGCCGGCGCCCGGGCTGGGCGCGCGCGACCCGCGCTACCTCTCGCCCACAGGCTTCATTCCGGTGACGCCGGAAAACGCGTCCACGCCGGTCTCGACGAGATTCCGCCTGCGCGACTTTCTGACCCACGACCAGCAGGGCGTGTGGCCCAAGGTCCTGGTGCTGCGAGTGGAGCTGCTGGACAAGCTCGAGCTCATCGGCGACGAGCTGGAGCGCCGGGGACTGCCCGGGACGCTGCACGTCATGTCCGGTTTCCGCACGCCGCAGTACAACGCGCAGGGCGTGGGTCGCAAGGGCGGCCGCGCCAGCGAGAGCCGCCACATGTACGGGGATGCGGCCGACGTGTTCGTGGACGCGGACGGCGACGGCGCGATGGATGACTTGGACGGCGACGGGAAGGTCACGATTCGCGACGCGCGGTTGCTGTTTGCGGTTGCCGAGGAAGTTGAGAGCCAGCACCCCGATCTCGCGGGCGGCCTGGCGGCCTACCCGGCGAACGCGGCGCACGGGCCGTTCGTGCATGTGGATGCGCGCGGGGGCAGGGCGCGGTGGTGA
- a CDS encoding PRC-barrel domain-containing protein yields the protein MLSKATALEGYTLVSPDGDVGRVKEFYFDDQQCAIRYLVAGTGAWRSEKKVLIPPRALGPLFPEKRHIAVELTAQQIENSPSASCGVPMSQPTGETRLPDPGSPRYWGGPHMWGSPPDSGRERDPWRSPIRGERAWRMHLGSTRDVSGYQAQAVNGDSGCVEDVVIDDETWAIRYWIIDTGNRWAGRTVLLDAHWVERVSWSESTVYLKLARETVRNLPEYTEAALLALEYETRLRRHYDP from the coding sequence ATGCTGAGCAAGGCCACCGCGCTCGAGGGCTACACACTGGTCAGCCCGGACGGGGACGTGGGGAGGGTCAAGGAGTTCTACTTCGATGACCAACAGTGTGCGATACGCTACCTGGTTGCGGGAACGGGCGCATGGCGCTCGGAGAAGAAGGTCCTGATACCGCCCCGGGCGCTGGGCCCGCTGTTCCCGGAGAAGAGGCACATCGCTGTCGAACTGACGGCACAACAGATCGAGAACAGTCCCTCGGCAAGCTGCGGCGTGCCCATGTCGCAGCCGACCGGGGAGACCCGCCTCCCGGATCCTGGATCCCCGCGGTACTGGGGTGGCCCCCACATGTGGGGCTCGCCTCCCGACTCCGGGCGCGAGCGCGACCCGTGGAGGAGCCCGATCCGGGGTGAGAGAGCCTGGAGAATGCACCTGGGCAGCACGCGCGACGTGAGCGGCTACCAGGCCCAAGCCGTGAATGGAGACAGTGGCTGCGTCGAGGACGTTGTCATTGACGACGAGACCTGGGCGATTCGCTACTGGATCATCGATACGGGGAACCGTTGGGCGGGACGAACAGTCCTGCTGGACGCGCACTGGGTCGAGCGCGTCAGCTGGAGCGAATCAACGGTCTACCTGAAGCTGGCCCGTGAGACCGTAAGGAACCTGCCGGAGTACACCGAGGCGGCGCTGCTGGCACTGGAGTACGAGACCAGGCTGCGGCGCCACTACGATCCCTAG
- a CDS encoding OmpA family protein, whose amino-acid sequence MSQMRYSGVRLALGMAALATTLMVDPVPVHAQNVEITIMPYVGKTTWSKHVNIERKPIYGASVGALLRGRVGIEGTFGMVSSNSVRGTAPWVDAAATGPSVKMKSLQYGADLLYNFLSSEFTPYVAGGWRHYKFTSGSDAAKTVYNYNGFDAALGARLNVTKVLGVRAEVRDVMFRFKSPPASNPPGESQTHSVFYNLGLQLTLGHKGPAPPPPPPAPVTIVVDAPPPPPPVDSDGDGVMNDQDKCPDTPRGVLVDASGCPLDSDGDGVYDGLDKCPDTPRGATVDASGCPRDSDGDGVYDGLDKCPDTPQGARVDRDGCPIVVNERETELLDTGKITARDIHFATAKWDILPQSYESLSGIGKILEQWPQLRIEIGGHCDARGSDAYNLDLSNKRAHSVLTYLLEHFPKINREQYTAAGYGESQPVGDNKTVEGMAMNRRVEFKVLNTEELTKARERRHMLPK is encoded by the coding sequence ATGTCACAGATGCGATATTCCGGGGTTCGCCTGGCGCTCGGAATGGCCGCCCTGGCCACGACGCTCATGGTTGACCCCGTCCCGGTCCATGCCCAGAACGTCGAAATCACGATCATGCCCTACGTGGGCAAGACGACCTGGTCGAAGCACGTCAACATCGAGCGCAAGCCGATCTACGGCGCCTCCGTGGGAGCGCTCCTGCGGGGCCGCGTCGGCATCGAGGGCACCTTCGGCATGGTCTCCTCGAACAGCGTGCGCGGCACGGCCCCCTGGGTGGACGCCGCCGCCACCGGACCGTCCGTGAAGATGAAGAGCCTGCAGTACGGCGCCGACCTGCTGTACAACTTCCTGTCGAGTGAATTCACCCCGTACGTGGCGGGAGGCTGGCGCCACTACAAGTTCACCTCCGGCTCGGACGCCGCCAAGACGGTGTACAACTACAACGGGTTCGATGCCGCGCTGGGCGCCCGGCTGAACGTCACGAAGGTCCTGGGCGTGCGCGCGGAAGTGCGCGACGTGATGTTCCGGTTCAAGTCCCCGCCGGCTTCCAACCCGCCCGGGGAATCCCAGACCCACAGCGTGTTCTACAACCTGGGGCTGCAGTTGACGCTGGGCCACAAGGGGCCGGCGCCCCCGCCGCCGCCGCCGGCGCCGGTCACGATCGTCGTGGACGCGCCGCCGCCGCCGCCGCCCGTGGATTCGGACGGCGACGGCGTGATGAACGACCAGGACAAGTGCCCGGACACCCCCCGCGGAGTGCTCGTGGACGCTTCGGGATGTCCCCTGGATTCGGACGGGGATGGTGTCTACGACGGCCTAGACAAGTGCCCGGACACGCCCAGGGGCGCCACCGTGGACGCGTCGGGCTGCCCCAGAGACTCGGACGGGGACGGCGTTTATGACGGGCTGGACAAGTGCCCGGACACTCCGCAGGGCGCACGGGTGGACAGGGACGGCTGCCCGATCGTCGTAAACGAGCGCGAAACAGAGCTGCTCGACACCGGCAAGATCACGGCGCGTGACATTCACTTCGCGACCGCCAAGTGGGACATCCTGCCGCAGTCGTACGAGTCGCTGAGCGGGATCGGCAAGATCCTGGAGCAGTGGCCGCAGCTGCGCATCGAGATCGGCGGACATTGCGACGCGCGTGGATCGGACGCCTACAACCTGGACCTGTCCAACAAGCGGGCCCACTCGGTCCTCACCTACCTGCTGGAGCACTTCCCGAAGATCAACCGCGAGCAGTACACGGCGGCGGGCTACGGTGAGAGCCAGCCGGTGGGCGACAACAAGACCGTGGAAGGCATGGCCATGAACCGCCGCGTGGAGTTCAAGGTCCTGAACACCGAAGAGCTGACCAAGGCGCGCGAGCGCCGCCACATGCTGCCCAAGTAG